The nucleotide window CGACAATATCAAAATCTGTCAGCGACTTCTGACTTTCCAGAGAGGTTAACGGAATATTGCCTTCGCGCAGTTGTTTTTCCCTATCCGGCCAGGGGGCAAAACAACGTTCTGCTGTCACGTAGAAAATTTCGTTGAGAATAGAATATAGAATCTGCAAACCGAGATGAGACATGCCGACTTCGTATGTATCAGGGAAAGCCAGCAAAAAGCGGACTTCCGGTTTATCTTTACGGACAGCGTTTACTTCTGTACCGATGTAACGGCTGGGTTTTTCAGCGCCAAGTAAAAGTTCATCGAAATTATTATTCATAATTTACCCCGTTAGAGACCCAAGACTTCGGCAGAAGCAGAATTCTTTTAACATATATTAATTTAAATGCATCCATCTAAAATTTTAAAGTACCCGTTGCTCTAACGGGGTTTATTTCCCAGTTTATAATCAAGCCGTCAAACTATTCTTCTGAATCGGAGTAAATATGAGGGTGATATTTGTAAGGATTCTTTTTGATATCTTTAAGTATGGACATCGCCATCTTTTTGGGAAAATTGACGGCGGCAAGATACTCCAGAGAATTACTTTTGAATGTGTTGATTAAATCATCGCGAACAGAATCTTCGTTTTCCTTAGGCACAAAAGACCGCTCCAGTTTATGTTCGTAGGCAAGTTCATCGCCCATGGTATTTTTTACCTGGACGTAATCCTGAGCGTCCGTGAAATAAGATTCTTTCAGATAAATTTTCGTTTGAAAAGAAATTTCCACCTTAACCGTGTCGGCGGCTATGGTGCGTGATAAATCAAAAATCTTTAAATTCAATCCATTGGCTAATTTTATTTCTTCAATTAATTTCATTTGTGTCCAGTTTCTAGTTGTTTTATTTAAGAAGGTTGTCCTTATATCAAGTCGCATGTAATCTGCCGCCTGACAGGCGTCAATTCCCGTTAAAGGTAAAGCCTGTTTTTTATTGCGCTCCTTTCAGTTGCGCTTCCGATCAAATGATAATGCGGCTTGGTATTAACATTTTTAAGCTTGACCTGCAACTCTAATCCTTTTATACATAACACGTTGTAAAAATCAACGAAGGTGAAACTGTTTTATGAGCGATGTCAATGCCATTTTACTTTTGTCTTGCGCCGACAGCAAGGGGATTGTCGCCAAAATTTCCGATTTTATTTTTCGTCGCAATGGCAATATTGTCCATGCCGATCAATATACATCCAAAACAGACAAACTTTTCTTTATGCGGATCGAATGGGAACTCAACGGATTCGCTCTTGGCCGTGATGAAATTTCTGCTGCTTTTGCGCCTTTGGCTAGACAATTTAAAATGAAATGGGATTTGCATTTTACGGATTATATGCCGCGGACGGCGATTTTTGTCTCTAAACATCTCCATTGCCTGCATGATCTTATTTTGCGCCGGCATATGGGAGAGTTGGCGTCTGACGTTGAAGCGGTAATCAGTAATCATACAGATGCCCGCGATCTGGTGGAACAATTCGGACTGAAATTTTTCCATTTCCCCATCACGGATAAGAACAAGAAAAAACAGGAAGCTAAAGAATTGAAGCTGATGAGGGAGATGAATATTGATCTGGTTGTTTTAGCGCGTTACATGCAGGTTCTCAGCGGAAATTTCCTTAAATATTATCCTAATAAGATAATCAATATTCATCATTCATTTTTGCCTGCGTTTGCCGGAGGCAATCCTTATCAGCAGGCCTATAACCGAGGTGTGAAAATTATCGGAGCAACCGGCCATTATGTGACGGCGCAACTGGACGAAGGACCCATTATCGCTCAGGACGTGATCAAGATCAGTCACCGTGACGCTGTTGATGCTATTCAGAGAAAGAGTAAGGATTTGGAAAGAATTGTGCTGGCGCGTGCTT belongs to Deltaproteobacteria bacterium HGW-Deltaproteobacteria-2 and includes:
- the purU gene encoding formyltetrahydrofolate deformylase, whose amino-acid sequence is MSDVNAILLLSCADSKGIVAKISDFIFRRNGNIVHADQYTSKTDKLFFMRIEWELNGFALGRDEISAAFAPLARQFKMKWDLHFTDYMPRTAIFVSKHLHCLHDLILRRHMGELASDVEAVISNHTDARDLVEQFGLKFFHFPITDKNKKKQEAKELKLMREMNIDLVVLARYMQVLSGNFLKYYPNKIINIHHSFLPAFAGGNPYQQAYNRGVKIIGATGHYVTAQLDEGPIIAQDVIKISHRDAVDAIQRKSKDLERIVLARALRLHLENRILVYGSKTIVFE